In the genome of Arachis stenosperma cultivar V10309 chromosome 6, arast.V10309.gnm1.PFL2, whole genome shotgun sequence, the window TGAATATCAAACTTTTGTATCCTGATTCCTTAATAACCAAAGGGACAGTGGCACTACACCAGTACCTCGGTGATTTAGCAGGATAGACAAATTAACATAATCAAGAGTCAACTAATAAGACCCATGAAACCAGGGGATGAATGATAAAATTCAATACATTTGAAATAAGCAACACCAGCAATTTTAAGCATGCAACATGCTTTGCAGAAAGGAAAATAACTTAGCCCCCCTCCTTTTTCTCACTTCCCCAGTTGTTCTGTCAATAAAatacccacaattcaaccaatTAAGAAGTGCAGTTATTTACTTATCTTCCTTCAATAGCAACACCAGTATTGTATTCAAGCAAACAGGAAAGGGAGAACAAGGATTTGAATCCAACTGAAAGTTAAGTtcttttttgttgttttgttgtaTCACATGTAAAGGGCATAGAATGAGGGTCATGATCTCTAAACAGCATAGTTATGATTTTGGTCACAATAATTTGAGATTTATCTATTGAAATTCCCTTCCACACTCACTGATACCTAGGTTTAAcatgtcaaaaaaaaaaaaaacccaccGGCCCAACAGAGGAGTACCTGCCAGAAGTGTTTGATGCAGGCCGACTAACCCTTATATTCGATGCAGGGCAAAAACTCTCATGTTAACAAAAACAAATGCCATTAGAATTTTGGCGCGTGCTCATTGCAAGTGGCGAGTCAATGAAACAAGCATGCAGCGTATGTAGCCAGCTATGACCCACAACCATTCAAAAATCGAAAATTGCAGAGAAGGGCAGCCAGAGACTACAATCCACTGAACGAAGAAGCAGAAAAGCAATGAAGCAGAGTACCAGTAGAAACCTCAACACAGAAGAAAAGCATATATTTAGAAAGATCTGGAACTCTCTTCAACAGATTAGTATCAACCAACCTTAAAAGAACTATTACCTGCAATGGAACTAAAAATTTTCTTCATAGATAAAAGCAACACAAGCCGAGAATTCAAGTAACTAATCCAATCCAAGAGTAGAACTGTGGAGTCTCAGGGCATTGCCCAACAAAACATACTTATGGTGCAGTCCAAGCACCATTGATTAACATAATTTCATTATCCTCTTAATAACTGCAGCTACCAACATTTAAATTTCAACTTCTGCTTCGGCGACGTTCCCTAATGCCATTTCTGCATGCCATTAAGAAGAATCTTAAGTCATCTTTGCAAGTCAGGCACAGAGCAAAAACTTGAATACAGATTCTATCTTTAATTAAAGCATAGTTCAGGTCCTAAATATTCCACTCAATATATTAATTTGTCATTCCTctttaaaaacagaatcttatAGAAAGCACTACAAAGTAAAAACTACAACCTCAAAACAGAATCAGAGAGAAAGCAACATTGGTTAACAATACACAGGAAGGAAAGGGATACGAAATATTTAAAGACAGGAAGAAACCTAACCCATTGGCATAAGGTAACTCCTCACGTCCACGGTAAGGAGGTGACCTGCTGTAGCTCCGTCCACGAGGTGACAAACTGCGGCGCCTAGGGGACCGTCCACGGGGACTGTAACTTCTGATTCATGCCAATAAAAAGGGTGGGGCGAAAAGCAATAATCAGGATATTATCAAAACAtacaattttcaatttcaaatgcAAAATATAAACAACATTATGACCTGTACTTTCATCTTTCACTACTTACAGTAATAAtgaaaaactaattttataCAAAAACATCATTCATATACATCCATATATTTTACAATTGCACAAAGAATTATCAAACAATTTCAGGGAACAATCATTAGTTATAAAAAACACAATATAATGTTATCATAAGGATAAATTAACCAATGCTATCAGAACTGCACACTAGGTTAAGTTAGAATATAGGTTAGCAAACTCACCTCCGACCATAACTTGGGCTCCTACGAAATCGAGGTGGGCTGCGGCTACGACGTCTTCCTGAACCACCACGCAAGCGACACTCACGAGCAAAATGACCAGGTTCACCACACTCATAGCATTTCAAATCAGAACCACCAGAGCGACCACGGCCACCTCCACGGCCACCACCTCCACCTCTTGAGTTGTGAGAAAGCTCTACCCTCCAACCATTCTTGCCTGCTCCAcagaatgaaaatgaaaatatcaagaaaatatgaagTAGGCTAAAAATCATAATAGAAAcattaaaaaagagaaaacttCCAGCAAAACAGATGGAGTTTTTTTATGGTTTCCTCACACAATACTTAAAAAGGAAAAATCTTGGTTAATCAAACCATAACCCTGCAAGAACATTATCAAAGGCTGACAGTCTCAGTTATGATAAATCTTGTAATTAGACATGAACACTGCTTATTACAATACAAAAAAACAACATAATAAGATAACATAACATGCAC includes:
- the LOC130935038 gene encoding serine/arginine-rich splicing factor RSZ22-like, with protein sequence MSRVYVGNLDSRVTERDLEDEFRVFGVIRSVWVARRPPGYAFIDFDDSRDARDAIRELDGKNGWRVELSHNSRGGGGGRGGGRGRSGGSDLKCYECGEPGHFARECRLRGGSGRRRSRSPPRFRRSPSYGRRSYSPRGRSPRRRSLSPRGRSYSRSPPYRGREELPYANGNGIRERRRSRS